In the genome of Paenibacillus sp. FSL R5-0766, one region contains:
- a CDS encoding alpha-N-arabinofuranosidase: protein MEKAKMTVDKDFTIGVVDKRLYGSFIEHLGRAVYGGIYEPGHPSANEQGFRTDVLEMVKELNVPIVRYPGGNFVSGYNWEDSVGPVSERKRRLELAWRTIETNEFGFNEFVDWAKQANSEVMMAVNLGTRGTDAARNIVEYSNHPEGSYYSDLRIKHGYKQPHAIKTWCLGNEMDGPWQIGHKTADEYGRLAVEAAKVMKWTDPTIELVACGSSNLNMPSFPEWEATVLDHTYDHVEYLSLHQYYGNQEQDTPTFLARSLEMDRFIDTVKATCDYIKAKKRSKKTMYLSFDEWNVWYHSNENDSKMDPWQIAPPQLEDIYNHEDALLVGCMLISMLKHADRVKMACLAQLVNVIAPIMTDTGGGSWRQTIFYPFMHTSLFGRGTALVPLIQSPKYDTKQITDVPYLEAIAVHNEEQGEVTVFAVNRHLEESLPLEVDLRSFGKCTVIEHIVLESDDLKASNTAAQPNRVAPHNHGGAVVSETLITASLAKASWNVIRLKVQ, encoded by the coding sequence ATGGAAAAAGCAAAAATGACGGTAGATAAAGATTTTACTATTGGTGTAGTGGATAAGCGCTTGTACGGATCATTTATTGAGCATCTGGGACGTGCCGTATATGGCGGGATTTACGAGCCGGGGCATCCATCAGCGAACGAACAGGGTTTCCGCACGGATGTGCTGGAGATGGTCAAGGAGTTGAATGTACCGATTGTACGTTATCCTGGAGGTAATTTTGTATCCGGTTACAATTGGGAAGATTCGGTTGGACCTGTGTCAGAACGCAAACGCAGACTGGAACTGGCCTGGAGAACGATTGAGACCAATGAATTTGGCTTCAACGAATTCGTGGACTGGGCAAAACAGGCTAATTCTGAAGTGATGATGGCGGTCAATCTGGGAACACGGGGTACGGATGCAGCTCGAAACATTGTGGAGTACAGCAACCATCCGGAAGGTTCGTATTATAGTGATCTTCGCATCAAGCATGGATACAAGCAGCCACATGCGATCAAAACATGGTGTCTGGGCAACGAGATGGATGGTCCTTGGCAGATTGGTCACAAAACGGCAGATGAGTATGGACGGTTAGCTGTTGAAGCGGCAAAAGTCATGAAGTGGACGGACCCGACGATTGAGCTGGTAGCCTGCGGAAGTTCGAATCTGAATATGCCATCGTTCCCGGAATGGGAAGCAACGGTGCTGGATCATACGTATGATCACGTGGAGTATCTGTCCTTGCATCAATACTACGGCAATCAAGAGCAAGATACGCCAACGTTCCTGGCACGCTCGCTTGAAATGGATCGTTTTATCGATACCGTGAAGGCGACCTGTGATTATATCAAAGCGAAGAAACGCAGCAAAAAGACGATGTATCTGTCCTTTGATGAGTGGAATGTATGGTATCACTCCAATGAAAATGATTCGAAGATGGACCCTTGGCAGATTGCTCCGCCACAGCTGGAGGATATCTATAACCATGAGGATGCACTGCTTGTTGGATGTATGTTGATCAGTATGCTCAAACATGCGGATCGGGTTAAAATGGCTTGTCTGGCACAACTCGTTAACGTAATTGCGCCGATCATGACAGATACGGGCGGTGGTTCATGGAGACAGACGATCTTCTATCCATTCATGCATACGTCTCTCTTCGGACGTGGAACAGCATTGGTGCCATTGATTCAGTCTCCAAAATACGATACTAAACAAATCACAGATGTTCCTTATCTGGAAGCTATTGCGGTTCATAACGAAGAGCAGGGTGAAGTGACTGTATTTGCAGTCAACCGTCATCTGGAAGAATCCCTTCCGCTCGAAGTGGACCTGCGCAGCTTCGGGAAGTGTACCGTGATCGAGCATATCGTGCTGGAAAGTGATGATCTCAAAGCATCGAATACGGCAGCACAACCAAACCGTGTTGCTCCTCATAATCACGGGGGTGCAGTTGTATCCGAGACTCTGATTACGGCGAGCTTGGCAAAAGCATCATGGAACGTAATCCGTCTGAAAGTCCAGTAA